The following coding sequences lie in one Oryza brachyantha chromosome 10, ObraRS2, whole genome shotgun sequence genomic window:
- the LOC102713216 gene encoding uncharacterized protein LOC102713216, whose protein sequence is MRRQDGNCEVNSSIALLQERFRNLQKVREMREGKEQLLQSPPLTAAMAGATTSLAAAAGGHEQPRWFSHPELVRPSRPALRRADAAEATGQPPAVSVGRAALVLQSTGCRGDVEVDTSLHL, encoded by the coding sequence ATGAGAAGGCAAGACGGCAACTGCGAGGTCAACTCCTCCATAGCCCTCCTGCAGGAGAGGTTCAGGAACCTGCAGAAGGTGAGGGAGATGAGGGAGGGGAaggagcagctgctgcagtcgccgccgctgacggcggcgatggccggtGCAACTACCAGCCTggccgctgctgctggtggtcaTGAGCAGCCGAGGTGGTTCTCCCACCCGGAGCTAGTCCGGCCGTCGAGGCCGGCGCTCCGGcgggccgacgccgccgaggccaccgggcagccgccggcggtgagcgTCGGCCGAGCCGCGCTGGTGCTGCAGAGCACGGGATGCAGAGGCGACGTGGAGGTGGACACCTCGCTTCACCTGTGA
- the LOC102713496 gene encoding uncharacterized protein LOC102713496, translated as MEDNNLWLRHLLNLVLQVVLALYVFWKSIGRHSVGLLISGIFVFVAGIIKYGERTWSLKYGSFKNLESSTGDHCKHQFPELVDGDVCYSNTVCTGLRSMLDVLNFFSGRTLFIGSTVRFGREGLGTWQPDQVLKVLGIELGMMYDDLYTKAIMLRTRSGIILRSCSQIAALVAFMLFFTCNKRQYSKTDLAITYSLFVGGFILEICAVFRVIMSPWTWAWLKTRKYNRLARFSWSLFSSGPIGWPEKRPLWSNAMGQYNLSTWFEGSGQAKSCSQQVMNTVRKFATLVGVNKDKIFWLSKLLDVEYVNAGEVMNCLVRAASYFVREPYEFQKTREWPNLDPLLRYAQVFYIADFGFAIVFMHMVTELHLSKYPCSSDMEEDVAAEIDALVEVCQKLSQYMMHLLLSLPSLLPLNASAVATLDKWQADMSENDIMSELKELDPQPGKEVLEEIKEIWVRLIIYAAAKSKPEMHAAQLARGGEPLTFVWLQLAHYNCGDFGFSRIELTRDRSKHSIFYVLQLQESVMEGMGFPG; from the exons ATGGAGGACAACAACTTGTGGCTGAGGCATTTACTGAATCTGGTGTTGCAAGTTGTCCTAGCCTTATATGTATTCTGGAAGTCTATTGGAAGGCACAGCGTGGGGCTTCTAATTTCAGGTATATTTGTGTTTGTTGCGGGAATTATCAAGTATGGAGAAAGAACATGGTCTCTCAAGTATGGGAGCTTTAAAAATCTTGAGAGCTCCACTGGAGATCACTGTAAGCACCAGTTTCCAGAATTGGTTGATGGTGATGTTTGCTACTCCAACACTGTCTGCACTGGTCTGCGTTCAATGCTAGACGTCCTTAACTTCTTTTCTGGACGAACCTTGTTTATTGGTAGTACAGTGAGGTTTGGTCGAGAAGGTTTGGGAACTTGGCAACCTGACCAAGTGCTCAAGGTGTTGGGAATTGAACTTGGTATGATGTATGATGATCTCTACACCAAGGCCattatgcttagaacaaggAGTGGCATTATACTTCGATCGTGTTCTCAGATAGCTGCTTTGGTTGCCTTCATGCTATTCTTTACATGCAACAAACGTCAGTATAGCAAAACTGATCTGGCAATCACCTATTCACTGTTTGTCGGCGGTTTCATCCTGGAAATTTGCGCTGTATTCAGAGTTATCATGTCACCATGGACTTGGGCATGGTTGAAGACTCGAAAGTACAACAGACTTGCCCGATTTTCCTGGTCTCTTTTCTCTAGTGGTCCCATTGGTTGGCCAGAGAAGAGGCCATTGTGGTCAAATGCAATGGGACAGTACAACTTGAGTACTTGGTTTGAGGGCAGTGGCCAGGCAAAGTCATGCAGTCAACAAGTGATGAACACGGTCAGAAAGTTCGCAACATTAGTTGGTGTTAACAAGgacaaaatattttggttaaGCAAACTGTTAGATGTGGAGTATGTCAATGCAGGTGAGGTGATGAACTGCCTCGTGAGAGCTGCCAGCTACTTCGTTCGTGAACCCTACGAGTTCCAGAAGACCCGAGAATGGCCAAACCTTGACCCTCTCTTGAGATATGCTCAAGTATTTTACATTGCCGATTTCGGTTTTGCTATTGTGTTTATGCATATGGTCACAGAACTACACTTGAGTAAGTACCCCTGCAGCTCAGACATGGAAGAAGATGTAGCAGCAGAAATTGATGCTCTTGTAGAGgtctgccagaagctgtccCAGTATATGATGCACCTCCTCCTCAGCCTACCTTCCCTGCTGCCTCTCAATGCCAGTGCTGTGGCTACGTTGGATAAGTGGCAAGCTGACATGTCAGAGAATGATATCATGTCAGAGCTCAAAGAGCTTGATCCCCAGCCAGGCAAGGAGGTTCTGGAGGAGATCAAGGAGATCTGGGTGCGGCTCATCATCTACGCCGCGGCAAAATCAAAGCCGGAGATGCATGCAGCGCAACTGGCAAGAGGAGGGGAGCCTCTCACATTTGTTTGGCTGCAGTTGGCTCACTATAACTGTGGGGACTTTGGGTTCAGTAGGATCGAGCTTACCCGTGATCGCTCCAAACACTCAATATTCTATGTCCTACAACTCCAAG AATCTGTTATGGAGGGTATGGGGTTTCCAGGTTGA